One Aegilops tauschii subsp. strangulata cultivar AL8/78 chromosome 7, Aet v6.0, whole genome shotgun sequence genomic window carries:
- the LOC141026690 gene encoding uncharacterized protein: MSAGRSQHTATSSIRRRQEAERAVAEERERAAVAAAAAAARVSRLAAAELAAARAEVEAARAEVEAAAAADAAREATADAKVLRGGSGSSNSSAPADDGTDADRAKVAQERTGQWAAEHARAPGGGAHRDGGCNDQDRGLYEVRTVLRDVDPSAGWPTLTKTNYVKWAGIMKVRLQVRRMWEAVQDSNVDHQEDRRALDALIAAVPPEMQFSLSSKRTAKEAWDAIAAARIGSDRARKSTLQALRKEWESLAFKPEVGVKFGDATYTEERAVEKLFRCIPEKYKQMARSIESLLDLSTMTIEEAIGRLKVVDTDEPQPSSGPITTGGKLLLAREPWDASLGDRKKGEPSSTTGGHKRGKQRKTRRGPRAGHKDVLKVTPTEAPRTAPLASPSRHKTTVATTVAATPVAKALIHLDEPKAHALLGDGSGKDKTMGWCLDTGTTHHMTGRREFFAELDSDARGSVKFGDASAVEFKGVGSVILTTKTGEHRLLTGVYYIPALRNSIISLGQLDENGSHVLIEHGVLRIWDRQGRLLAKVPRGGNRLYVLDVQVAQPVCLAVRRDDEAWQWHERFGHLHFEALKRLSAKAMVRGLPCLDHVEQFCDICVLTKQRRLPFPQQASFRAKEKLELMPGDLCGPMTPATPGGRRYFLLLVDDLSRYMWAMILGSKGEAADAIRRAEVGVEAESGRKLRVLRTDNGGEFTAAEFASYCADEGI; encoded by the exons ATGTCTGCAGGTCGCTCTCAGCACACGGCTACCTCGAGCATACGGCGTCGGCAGGAGGCCGAGCGCGCCGTGGCAGAGGAGCGTGAGCGAGCAGCTGTAGCAGCAGCTGCTGCGGCAGCAAGGGTGTCGAGGCTGGCTGCAGCAGAGCTGGCAGCAGCCAGAGCGGAGGTAGAAGCAGCCAGGGCGGAGgtagaagcagcagcagcagcagacgCAGCACGTGAGGCTACGGCGGATGCCAAGGTACTCCGCGGCGGCTCCGGCAGCTCCAACAGCTCAGCGCCTGCGGACGACGGCACTGACGCAGACCGCGCCAAAGTGGCGCAAGAGCGGACAGGGCAGTGGGCAGCCGAGCACGCCCGCGCTCCAGGTGGAGGTGCGCACCGCGACGGCGGCTGCAACGACCAGGACCGCGGCCTCTACGAGGTCCGAACTGTGTTGAGGGATGTTGATCCCAGTGCTGGGTGGCCTACCCTCACTAAAACCAACTACGTCAAGTGGGCCGGGATCATGAAGGTCAGGCTCCAAGTGCGGCGCATGTGGGAGGCAGTCCAGGACAGCAACGTCGACCACCAAGAGGACCGACGAGCGCTGGACGCCCTCATTGCCGCAGTCCCGCCCGAGATGCAGTTCTCGCTTTCCAGCAAGCGGACTGCCAAGGAAGCTTGGGACGCCATCGCCGCGGCACGCATCGGCAGCGACCGTGCTCGCAAGTCCACTCTGCAGGCACTTCGTAAGGAGTGGGAGAGCCTGGCTTTCAAGCCAG AAGTTGGTGTGAAGTTTGGTGATGCCACCTACACCGAGGAGAGAGCTGTCGAGAAGCTTTTTCGGTGCATCCCCGAGAAGTACAAGCAGATGGCTCGGTCGATCGAGTCTTTGCTGGACCTCTCCACGATGACAATTGAGGAGGCGATAGGTCGCCTCAAGGTCGTTGACACCGACGAGCCACAGCCTTCCTCGGGGCCCATCACCACCGGCGGGAAGCTGCTCCTAGCTCGGGAGCCGTGGGATGCCAGCCTTGGTGACAGGAAGAAGGGGGAGCCTTCTTCAACGACGGGCGGCCACAAGCGTGGCAAGCAGCGTAAGACGCGAAGAGGCCCCCGGGCAGGGCACAAGGACGTGCTGAAGGTGACGCCCACGGAGGCGCCAAGGACGGCGCCGCTGGCAAGCCCAAGCCGGCACAAGACAACAGTTGCCACAACTGTGGCCG CGACACCAGTCGCAAAAGCTCTCATCCACCTCGACGAGCCAAAAGCGCACGCTCTTCTCGGCGATGGCTCCGGGAAGGACAAGACTATGGGGTGGTGCCTCGACACCGGCACCACCCACCACATGACCGGTCGAAGGGAATTCTTCGCCGAGCTCGACTCCGATGCGCGAGGCTCCGTCAAATTTGGGGATGCCTCCGCTGTGGAATTTAAGGGCGTCGGCTCCGTTATCTTGACCACCAAGACGGGAGAGCACCGGCTGCTCACCGGTGTCTACTACATCCCCGCGCTAAGGAACTCCATCATCAGCTTGGGACAGCTAGATGAGAACGGCTCACATGTGCTGATTGAGCATGGGGTTCTACGCATCTGGGATCGCCAGGGTCGCCTTCTCGCCAAGGTACCCAGAGGTGGAAATCGACTTTACGTCCTTGATGTGCAAGTGGCACAACCGGTCTGTCTCGCTGTCCGTCGGGACGACGAGGCGTGGCAATGGCATGAGCGCTTTGGGCACCTTCATTTTGAGGCCCTAAAGCGTCTAAGTGCCAAGGCGATGGTACGAGGCCTGCCATGCCTCGACCATGTGGAGCAGTTCTGCGACATCTGCGTACTGACGAAGCAGAGACGACTCCCCTTTCCCCAACAGGCGAGTTTTCGGGCCAAGGAGAAGCTAGAGCTCATGCCCGGAGACTTGTGCGGCCCGATGACGCCAGCCACACCAGGAGGTCGACGCTACTTCCTGCTACTCGTCGACGATCTCTCTCGCTACATGTGGGCGATGATTCTCGGCAGCAAGGGAGAAGCGGCAGACGCCATCAGGCGCGCGGAGGTTGGTGTGGAGGCGGAGAGCGGCCGCAAATTGCGCGTGTTGCGCACTGACAATGGCGGTGAATTCACGGCGGCTGAATTCGCGTCGTACTGCGCCGATGAGGGCATCTAG